A part of Gambusia affinis linkage group LG19, SWU_Gaff_1.0, whole genome shotgun sequence genomic DNA contains:
- the LOC122822046 gene encoding nuclear GTPase SLIP-GC-like isoform X1: MDTFVCDKLNQWGLSEFIEIFKDQGVDTESLYCLEDQDIDNLITKVGPRARFKKRLKQLKEEENTNSEKEVCPKPCQVQNEDATDLTKILPSTSNTGKRKLDLQEESSIKKLKRQRERLQFTESMILNDVKNIMIHVHAKLQNQETTDLNEFLMTKIRDLETDKRELVGVFGKTGAGKTSLINAVIGVKKLLPSGDVDACTSVMIKVEANVLNSNYEAEIEFINKEEWEDELGTVDRFLEDDEEQEKHDDDEENDGYHDLIEKLTALYGEEWKQKSSQQLMDNRYFREIPEFLQSTKKILTCDSAIELSAKMLKYTKQGEDKDIKRWYWPIVKCVTVKVPQNNFLQHVTLVDLPGNGDRNKSRDTMWKKIVGNCSTVWIVSEINRAASDRESWEILKSASTFLGNGGECRNIHFICTKSDVLGDLHDDSPADVQASIVNRNLKAKDAVGKEFIKLNKKYFSNECFKVFTVSSAEFLKPKYLKPEDTEIPELQDFLQNLNDSHSVTLNYVFGAQGILSLIQGASLKKVAGCYKVVSDDLEANLNCQLEGIRDEMREIYSTFIKCLDVGVENSKSSCKNILRFFLYPTRKSGSAQYYILKSVVKNGGIHKPRKGKEINFNMKLTSSLCKSIDEEFRKTFPNEGNCGPFNGVINKFSLDVEKLKPKYKDADLQLTFLKTEEEKLKTKLNKMIRDNKKVIYMSLTKTVEEMMKECYEKAAQFRGKNTLQNIRETIQQYVYNFQNSMFEKAKNVMLELLLKLMADILGLLEKDMMESIELSLNTEDCTIPDVSTELGMVQKLCKELSSSMDA, translated from the exons ATGGATACGTTTGTATGCGACAAACTAAACCAGTGGGGCCTCAGTgagtttattgaaatatttaaag ATCAAGGGGTTGACACAGAGAGCCTTTATTGTCTTGAGGATCAAGATATTGACAATCTGATAACAAAAGTGGGACCCAGAGCACGGTTCAAGAAAAGACTCAAGCAGTTAAAG gaagaagaaaacactaATAGTGAAAAAGAAGTTTGCCCTAAACCA TGTCAAGTGCAGAATGAAGATGCAACTGATTTGACAAAG ATTTTACCCTCCACGAGTAATACAG gaAAGCGAAAACTTGACCTTCAGGAAGAATCTAGCATAAAGAAACTAAAGCGACAGCGAGAAAGACTTCAATTCACAG AATCAATGATACTGAATGATGTGAAAAACATAATGATACATGTTCATGCTAAACTACAAAATCAAGAGACCACAGATCTTAATGAATTCCTTAT GACCAAAATTAGAGATTTGGAAACAGACAAAAGGGAGCTGGTTGGTGTTTTTGGTAAAACTGGAGCTGGAAAGACCTCACTGATTAATGCAGTCATTGGTGTGAAGAAACTTTTGCCATCTGGAGATGTAGATGCATGCACTTCGGTCATGATCAAAGTGGAGGCAAACGTTCTCAACTCAAATTATGAAGCAGAGATCGAGTTCATCAACAAAGAG GAGTGGGAAGATGAGTTGGGGACTGTAGATCGCTTTCTTGAGGATGACGAAGAGCAAGAGAAGCATGACGATGATGAAGAGAACGATGGCTACCATGACCTTATTGAGAAGCTTACAGCGTTATATGGAGAAGAATGGAAACaaaagtcatcacaacaactCATGGATAACAGATACTTCAGAGAGATTCCAGAGTTTCTTCAGTCCACAAAGAAGATTTTAACTTGTGATTCG GCTATAGAGCTATCTGCAAAAATGTTGAAGTacaccaaacaaggagaagacAAAGATATAAAAAGGTGGTACTGGCCAATTGTGAAGTGTGTCACTGTCAAAGTAccccaaaataattttctccagCATGTCACACTTGTGGACCTTCCTGGAAATGGAGACCGTAACAAGAGCCGAGATACAATGTGGAAAAAG ATTGTTGGAAACTGTTCTACCGTGTGGATCGTATCTGAAATCAACCGAGCAGCATCTGATAGAGAATCCTGGGAGATTCTGAAAAGTGCCAGTACTTTCCTTGGAAACGGTGGCGAGTGTCGAAACATTCACTTCATCTGCACCAAGTCTGATGTTTTAGGAGATTTACATGATGA ttcacCAGCTGATGTTCAGGCCTCAATTGTAAATAGAAACTTAAAAGCCAAGGACGCAGTGGGCAAAGAATTCATCAAGCTAAACAAA aaatattttagtaatgaGTGTTTCAAAGTCTTCACAGTGAGCTCGGCAGAGTTTCTGAAACCAAAATACCTAAAGCCGGAGGACACTG AAATTCCAGAGCTTCAAGATTTTTTGCAAAATCTAAACGACTCTCACTCAGTGACACTAAATTACGTTTTTGGAGCTCAAGGGATTCTGTCTTTGATTCAAGGGGCCAGCTTGAAAAAAGTG gCTGGCTGTTATAAAGTTGTGTCCGATGACCTTGAGGCAAACCTGAACTGTCAACTTGAAGGAATCAGAGATGAAATGCGGGAGATCTACAGCACCTTCATAAAATGTCTTGATGTAGGAGTTGAAAATTCCAAAAGTTCTTGTAAAAATATCCTGAGATTCTTTTTATATCCTACA agaaagagtGGAAGTGCCCAATACTACATCCTGAAGAGTGTTGTCAAAAATGGTGGCATCCACAAACCAAGAAAGGGGAAGGAAATAAATTTCAACATGAAATTAACTTCCTCCTTGTGTAAAAGCATCGATGAGGAATTCAGAAAAACGTTTCC CAATGAAGGAAATTGTGGTCCATTCAATGGAGTGATCAATAAGTTTTCACTTGACgttgaaaaactaaaaccaaagtACAAGGATGCCGACCTGCAGCTGACTTTTCTTAAGACAGAG GAGGAAAAGCTGaagacaaaactgaacaaaatgattcgtgacaacaaaaaagtaatctACATGAGCCTAACCAAAACAGTTGAGGAAATGATGAAAGAGTGCTATGAAA aggcCGCACAGTTTCGAGGAAAGAACACACTGCAGAACATAAGGGAAACCATACAGCAATATGTGTACAATTTTCAGAACAGCATGTTTGAGAAAGCCAAGAATGTCATGTTGGAGCTTCTCCTCAAACTGatg GCGGATATCCTGGGACTTCTGGAAAAAGACATGATGGAATCTATTGAGCTGTCCCTCAACACTGAAGACTGTACAATTCCAG ATGTGTCAACTGAGCTTGGAATGGTTCAGAAACTCTGCAAGGAGTTGAGCAGCAGCATGGACGCATAA
- the LOC122822046 gene encoding nuclear GTPase SLIP-GC-like isoform X2, whose translation MDTFVCDKLNQWGLSEFIEIFKDQGVDTESLYCLEDQDIDNLITKVGPRARFKKRLKQLKEEENTNSEKEVCPKPCQVQNEDATDLTKILPSTSNTGKRKLDLQEESSIKKLKRQRERLQFTESMILNDVKNIMIHVHAKLQNQETTDLNEFLMTKIRDLETDKRELVGVFGKTGAGKTSLINAVIGVKKLLPSGDVDACTSVMIKVEANVLNSNYEAEIEFINKEEWEDELGTVDRFLEDDEEQEKHDDDEENDGYHDLIEKLTALYGEEWKQKSSQQLMDNRYFREIPEFLQSTKKILTCDSAIELSAKMLKYTKQGEDKDIKRWYWPIVKCVTVKVPQNNFLQHVTLVDLPGNGDRNKSRDTMWKKIVGNCSTVWIVSEINRAASDRESWEILKSASTFLGNGGECRNIHFICTKSDVLGDLHDDSPADVQASIVNRNLKAKDAVGKEFIKLNKKYFSNECFKVFTVSSAEFLKPKYLKPEDTEIPELQDFLQNLNDSHSVTLNYVFGAQGILSLIQGASLKKVAGCYKVVSDDLEANLNCQLEGIRDEMREIYSTFIKCLDRKSGSAQYYILKSVVKNGGIHKPRKGKEINFNMKLTSSLCKSIDEEFRKTFPNEGNCGPFNGVINKFSLDVEKLKPKYKDADLQLTFLKTEEEKLKTKLNKMIRDNKKVIYMSLTKTVEEMMKECYEKAAQFRGKNTLQNIRETIQQYVYNFQNSMFEKAKNVMLELLLKLMADILGLLEKDMMESIELSLNTEDCTIPDVSTELGMVQKLCKELSSSMDA comes from the exons ATGGATACGTTTGTATGCGACAAACTAAACCAGTGGGGCCTCAGTgagtttattgaaatatttaaag ATCAAGGGGTTGACACAGAGAGCCTTTATTGTCTTGAGGATCAAGATATTGACAATCTGATAACAAAAGTGGGACCCAGAGCACGGTTCAAGAAAAGACTCAAGCAGTTAAAG gaagaagaaaacactaATAGTGAAAAAGAAGTTTGCCCTAAACCA TGTCAAGTGCAGAATGAAGATGCAACTGATTTGACAAAG ATTTTACCCTCCACGAGTAATACAG gaAAGCGAAAACTTGACCTTCAGGAAGAATCTAGCATAAAGAAACTAAAGCGACAGCGAGAAAGACTTCAATTCACAG AATCAATGATACTGAATGATGTGAAAAACATAATGATACATGTTCATGCTAAACTACAAAATCAAGAGACCACAGATCTTAATGAATTCCTTAT GACCAAAATTAGAGATTTGGAAACAGACAAAAGGGAGCTGGTTGGTGTTTTTGGTAAAACTGGAGCTGGAAAGACCTCACTGATTAATGCAGTCATTGGTGTGAAGAAACTTTTGCCATCTGGAGATGTAGATGCATGCACTTCGGTCATGATCAAAGTGGAGGCAAACGTTCTCAACTCAAATTATGAAGCAGAGATCGAGTTCATCAACAAAGAG GAGTGGGAAGATGAGTTGGGGACTGTAGATCGCTTTCTTGAGGATGACGAAGAGCAAGAGAAGCATGACGATGATGAAGAGAACGATGGCTACCATGACCTTATTGAGAAGCTTACAGCGTTATATGGAGAAGAATGGAAACaaaagtcatcacaacaactCATGGATAACAGATACTTCAGAGAGATTCCAGAGTTTCTTCAGTCCACAAAGAAGATTTTAACTTGTGATTCG GCTATAGAGCTATCTGCAAAAATGTTGAAGTacaccaaacaaggagaagacAAAGATATAAAAAGGTGGTACTGGCCAATTGTGAAGTGTGTCACTGTCAAAGTAccccaaaataattttctccagCATGTCACACTTGTGGACCTTCCTGGAAATGGAGACCGTAACAAGAGCCGAGATACAATGTGGAAAAAG ATTGTTGGAAACTGTTCTACCGTGTGGATCGTATCTGAAATCAACCGAGCAGCATCTGATAGAGAATCCTGGGAGATTCTGAAAAGTGCCAGTACTTTCCTTGGAAACGGTGGCGAGTGTCGAAACATTCACTTCATCTGCACCAAGTCTGATGTTTTAGGAGATTTACATGATGA ttcacCAGCTGATGTTCAGGCCTCAATTGTAAATAGAAACTTAAAAGCCAAGGACGCAGTGGGCAAAGAATTCATCAAGCTAAACAAA aaatattttagtaatgaGTGTTTCAAAGTCTTCACAGTGAGCTCGGCAGAGTTTCTGAAACCAAAATACCTAAAGCCGGAGGACACTG AAATTCCAGAGCTTCAAGATTTTTTGCAAAATCTAAACGACTCTCACTCAGTGACACTAAATTACGTTTTTGGAGCTCAAGGGATTCTGTCTTTGATTCAAGGGGCCAGCTTGAAAAAAGTG gCTGGCTGTTATAAAGTTGTGTCCGATGACCTTGAGGCAAACCTGAACTGTCAACTTGAAGGAATCAGAGATGAAATGCGGGAGATCTACAGCACCTTCATAAAATGTCTTGAT agaaagagtGGAAGTGCCCAATACTACATCCTGAAGAGTGTTGTCAAAAATGGTGGCATCCACAAACCAAGAAAGGGGAAGGAAATAAATTTCAACATGAAATTAACTTCCTCCTTGTGTAAAAGCATCGATGAGGAATTCAGAAAAACGTTTCC CAATGAAGGAAATTGTGGTCCATTCAATGGAGTGATCAATAAGTTTTCACTTGACgttgaaaaactaaaaccaaagtACAAGGATGCCGACCTGCAGCTGACTTTTCTTAAGACAGAG GAGGAAAAGCTGaagacaaaactgaacaaaatgattcgtgacaacaaaaaagtaatctACATGAGCCTAACCAAAACAGTTGAGGAAATGATGAAAGAGTGCTATGAAA aggcCGCACAGTTTCGAGGAAAGAACACACTGCAGAACATAAGGGAAACCATACAGCAATATGTGTACAATTTTCAGAACAGCATGTTTGAGAAAGCCAAGAATGTCATGTTGGAGCTTCTCCTCAAACTGatg GCGGATATCCTGGGACTTCTGGAAAAAGACATGATGGAATCTATTGAGCTGTCCCTCAACACTGAAGACTGTACAATTCCAG ATGTGTCAACTGAGCTTGGAATGGTTCAGAAACTCTGCAAGGAGTTGAGCAGCAGCATGGACGCATAA